One Rhododendron vialii isolate Sample 1 chromosome 2a, ASM3025357v1 genomic region harbors:
- the LOC131315233 gene encoding uncharacterized protein LOC131315233, producing the protein MYTYPLLDKRAGKEMKMQTDGPADRKQLKKLNNQMQVLKLLPQPTLQLIKEMWANASPNNVAYTGAKGFVMVEDIQEILRDGELGHETINAYAELLVEEYDKFPNFSLIESQPKRSYVFSGDLMNSFVLNTTEQNEQMFGELLPDAINSASYLIFPIFCKSHWTLLILDTTRPMWLYYNSLKIEGRDNYFDASTPLRLAITKYICSEIRTSRLENFSSTACMCPTPK; encoded by the exons ATGTACACCTATCCCCTACTTGACAAAAGAGCTggcaaagaaatgaaaatgcaaacaGATGGACCAGCAGACCGCAAGCAGCTGAAAAAACTCAACAATCAGATGCAAGTTTTAAAGCTTCTGCCACAACCAACATTGCAACTCATCAAAGAAATGTGGGCAAATGCATCTCCAAA CAATGTGGCCTATACTGGAGCAAAAGGCTTTGTAATGGTTGAAGACATCCAAGAGATACTTCGAGATGGCGAGCTTGGCCACGAG ACAATAAATGCCTATGCTGAACTTCTGGTCGAGGAGTACGACAAGTTTCCGAATTTCAGTTTGATTGAATCACAACCGAAGAGGTCATACGTCTTCTCTGGAGACCTGATG AACTCGTTTGTATTGAACACCACTGAGCAGAATGAACAAATGTTTGGAGAACTACTGCCAGATGCCATAAATTCCGCATCATATCTGATCTTCCCAATATTCTGCAAAAGCCACTGGACACTGCTCATCCTTGATACTACTCGACCAATGTGGTTATACTACAACTCACTGAAAATCGAAGGGAGGGACAACTACTTTGATGCATCGACTCCATTG AGGCTGGCAATCACTAAATACATCTGTTCAGAAATACGCACATCAAGACTGGAAAACTTCTCATCAACTGCTTGCATGTGTCCGACACCAAAATAG